One genomic window of uncultured delta proteobacterium includes the following:
- a CDS encoding membrane hypothetical protein (Evidence 5 : No homology to any previously reported sequences), producing MDVISVSIVVMVILIIAFILAGVWFQKMATTSDGFLLAGRGAPFWLMGSAYLGGYVGGASVSGYVGIGFKSGISAMWASLFVMSGCAAFTWIFARRANYFGRKHGAVTIADFVCARFGEKLRVPIALCAIMRPTFLTGMQFLAIAVAANVVFGLDKTVGIVLSAVVILLYLITAGQYSALITQWFQSLLQSLGIVLFAIFAYKMLGDPSSVTTAMYQYLEPAKMSFWSQEFSHFSVWFLTFGLFYLVDPWIYMWAYIGKTPKVSSNAMLAVLGGSYYNVLPFLAGMCLALGVVTGHLVVPQGLSGDGMYVWFTKDFMPPVVAVIVLVGLLMTIVSCGSSFAMNGVTIFTKDIYQGVINKKATDKQVLFASRVSLILVTLIGITSALWLPILVPLWSLAQAIGISGLFATTMCAWFWKRSTTTGAYASTVCGGLVAFAWACLAWSKTGSPGGLVDVGGFPLHAAHVGLFVSIPLMFIVSLATKPEYDKAEITNYGALGREMMADDTVMDKQTRPGFFGWLGADTSSWKAFWVVTFVVLALHFLLAFLFHIPAFGLSMVWLSFLVGVLMLIMLSWLGTRDVVDMVKATHATGKANKK from the coding sequence ATGGACGTTATTTCAGTCTCTATCGTCGTGATGGTCATCCTGATCATCGCCTTTATCCTTGCGGGCGTCTGGTTTCAGAAAATGGCCACCACTTCCGACGGCTTCCTCCTGGCCGGGCGCGGCGCTCCCTTCTGGCTCATGGGCAGCGCGTACCTTGGCGGGTATGTCGGCGGAGCCAGCGTGTCCGGCTACGTCGGCATCGGGTTCAAAAGCGGCATCTCCGCCATGTGGGCATCGCTCTTCGTTATGTCCGGCTGTGCGGCCTTTACCTGGATATTCGCCCGCAGGGCCAACTACTTCGGCCGCAAACACGGCGCGGTGACCATCGCGGACTTCGTCTGCGCGCGGTTCGGCGAAAAGTTGCGGGTGCCCATCGCGCTGTGCGCCATCATGCGCCCGACCTTCCTCACCGGCATGCAGTTCCTAGCCATCGCCGTCGCGGCCAACGTCGTGTTCGGCCTGGACAAGACCGTCGGCATCGTGCTCTCCGCGGTCGTCATCCTGCTCTATCTGATCACGGCCGGCCAGTATTCGGCGCTTATCACCCAGTGGTTCCAGTCTCTGCTCCAGTCGCTCGGCATCGTGCTGTTCGCGATTTTCGCGTATAAGATGCTCGGCGACCCCAGTTCCGTCACCACCGCCATGTACCAGTATCTGGAACCGGCCAAAATGAGTTTCTGGAGCCAGGAGTTCTCCCACTTCTCGGTCTGGTTCCTGACCTTCGGCTTGTTCTACCTCGTGGACCCCTGGATTTACATGTGGGCCTACATCGGCAAGACGCCGAAAGTCAGCTCCAACGCCATGCTGGCGGTTCTCGGCGGTTCCTACTACAACGTGCTGCCCTTCCTGGCCGGCATGTGCCTCGCGCTCGGCGTGGTCACGGGCCATCTTGTGGTGCCGCAGGGCCTTTCCGGCGACGGCATGTACGTGTGGTTCACCAAGGACTTCATGCCGCCGGTCGTTGCCGTCATCGTTCTGGTGGGCCTGCTCATGACCATCGTGTCCTGTGGCTCCTCCTTTGCCATGAACGGCGTGACCATCTTCACCAAGGACATCTACCAGGGCGTCATCAACAAGAAAGCCACGGACAAGCAGGTGCTGTTCGCCAGCCGCGTGTCCCTGATCCTGGTCACCCTGATCGGCATCACCAGCGCCTTGTGGCTACCCATCCTGGTGCCCCTCTGGTCGCTGGCCCAGGCCATCGGCATTTCCGGCCTGTTCGCCACCACCATGTGCGCCTGGTTCTGGAAGCGCTCCACCACGACCGGAGCGTACGCCTCCACGGTCTGCGGCGGCCTGGTGGCCTTTGCCTGGGCCTGCCTCGCCTGGTCCAAAACCGGCAGCCCCGGCGGCCTGGTGGACGTGGGCGGTTTCCCCCTGCACGCCGCGCACGTGGGCCTGTTCGTTTCCATCCCGCTGATGTTCATCGTCAGCCTGGCCACCAAGCCCGAGTATGACAAGGCGGAAATCACCAACTACGGCGCCCTCGGCCGGGAAATGATGGCCGACGATACCGTGATGGACAAGCAGACCAGGCCCGGCTTCTTCGGCTGGCTCGGCGCGGATACCTCCTCCTGGAAAGCCTTCTGGGTCGTCACCTTTGTCGTGCTCGCGCTGCACTTCCTGCTGGCCTTCCTGTTCCATATCCCGGCGTTCGGCCTCAGCATGGTCTGGCTGTCCTTCCTCGTCGGCGTGCTGATGCTCATCATGCTGAGCTGGCTCGGCACCAGGGACGTCGTCGACATGGTGAAAGCCACGCACGCGACCGGCAAGGCGAACAAGAAGTAG
- a CDS encoding Amidohydrolase, with the protein MDVAAIKKFIVDWIEANKAEFDACSQFLFDNPELGMQEFEAVKLFTAMGERHGFTVETGVAGMPTAFVATYGSGKPVLGFNIEYDCLPGLSQKVTEQKDPVIEGAPGHGCGHCLIGVGGMQAGIALRYAMEKFGFTGTVKLFGTPAEEICIGKPFMARAGLFDGVDAFLDWHPWFNKSFVHRGTNAYFNKYYHFKGKTSHGNAPWNGRSSLDAGMLMGHAVELLREHIVPGTEAAANTINYTFSNVGPEFPSVVPDRSSMWFVGRFTSTEVMADVMERIDNCAKGAALATGTTVETELVTAIHENLPNKVLGEVVHENFLALGPMPLTEAEQNFAKALQKNAGNDPVGVVQDYLPPAEFDAPVTDVSEYSWFAPLATLWTAVMPGPALHHWVFTAAAGSTIGKKAYNYAAKFLATSAVDLIAKPEVLAKAKEEHTERLKGRVYKSLLPADLMPPLDANKATMAKYKK; encoded by the coding sequence ATGGATGTAGCCGCCATCAAAAAATTTATCGTTGACTGGATAGAGGCCAACAAAGCCGAGTTTGACGCCTGTTCCCAGTTTCTGTTCGACAATCCCGAACTGGGCATGCAGGAATTTGAAGCGGTCAAGCTTTTCACCGCCATGGGTGAAAGACACGGCTTTACCGTGGAAACGGGCGTCGCCGGCATGCCCACGGCCTTTGTCGCCACCTACGGTTCCGGGAAACCCGTTCTTGGCTTCAACATCGAATATGACTGTCTGCCGGGCCTCTCCCAAAAGGTTACCGAACAAAAGGACCCCGTGATCGAAGGCGCTCCCGGCCACGGTTGCGGGCACTGCCTGATCGGCGTCGGCGGCATGCAGGCCGGTATCGCCCTGCGCTACGCCATGGAAAAATTCGGGTTCACCGGCACGGTCAAGCTGTTCGGCACCCCGGCCGAGGAAATCTGCATCGGCAAGCCCTTTATGGCCAGGGCCGGGCTGTTCGACGGCGTGGACGCCTTCCTCGACTGGCACCCCTGGTTCAATAAGTCCTTCGTGCACAGGGGCACCAACGCCTATTTCAACAAGTACTACCATTTCAAGGGCAAAACATCGCACGGCAACGCGCCCTGGAACGGCCGCAGCTCGCTCGACGCGGGCATGCTGATGGGCCACGCCGTGGAACTCCTGCGCGAGCATATCGTGCCGGGCACGGAAGCCGCCGCCAACACCATCAACTACACCTTCTCCAACGTGGGGCCGGAATTTCCCAGCGTGGTGCCGGACCGTTCCTCCATGTGGTTCGTGGGGCGGTTCACCTCCACGGAAGTCATGGCCGATGTCATGGAACGCATCGACAACTGCGCCAAGGGCGCGGCACTGGCCACCGGGACGACCGTGGAGACGGAGCTGGTCACGGCCATCCATGAAAACCTGCCTAACAAGGTTCTCGGCGAGGTAGTGCACGAAAACTTCCTGGCGCTCGGCCCCATGCCGCTGACCGAGGCGGAGCAGAATTTCGCCAAGGCCTTGCAGAAGAATGCCGGGAACGACCCCGTGGGCGTGGTGCAGGACTACCTGCCGCCGGCGGAATTCGACGCGCCCGTGACGGACGTTTCCGAATACTCCTGGTTTGCGCCGCTCGCGACTCTCTGGACCGCCGTCATGCCCGGCCCGGCTCTGCACCACTGGGTCTTTACCGCCGCCGCCGGCAGCACCATCGGGAAAAAAGCGTACAATTACGCGGCCAAGTTCCTCGCGACCTCCGCCGTGGACCTGATCGCCAAGCCCGAAGTCCTGGCGAAAGCCAAGGAAGAACACACGGAACGGCTGAAGGGCCGCGTGTACAAAAGCCTGCTGCCCGCCGACCTCATGCCGCCCCTGGACGCCAACAAGGCGACCATGGCAAAGTACAAAAAATAG
- a CDS encoding Glycerophosphoryl diester phosphodiesterase family protein produces MKKPLVIAHRGARAHAPENTLAAARLAHAAKADMWELDTCLTKDGQLVVIHDDTLERTTDVAKRPEFADRAPWPVDGFTLEEIRTLDAGSWFGETDPFKTVASGKVDAAALASYKGEKIPTLEEALRLTKDLGWRVNVEIKSHAGDAGHTTVTRKVAALIKELGMERSVIISSFQHSYLREAAELLPQVPRGALVEKPSEGQDPQAGRRAGTAIVPGLTVDEAVAMCRGAEAAFLHPDKDFVDAEFVRAVQDKGFGVNIWTVNSSKNLQRAIGYGVYGIITDYPARLREMLE; encoded by the coding sequence ATGAAAAAACCTCTCGTTATCGCGCATCGCGGCGCGCGCGCCCACGCGCCGGAAAACACCCTGGCCGCCGCCCGGCTGGCCCACGCGGCCAAGGCCGACATGTGGGAGCTGGATACCTGCCTCACCAAGGACGGGCAGCTCGTGGTCATCCACGACGATACCCTGGAGAGGACCACGGACGTGGCGAAACGGCCGGAATTCGCGGACCGCGCGCCCTGGCCGGTGGACGGCTTCACCTTGGAGGAAATACGCACCCTGGACGCCGGTTCCTGGTTCGGCGAAACCGATCCCTTTAAAACCGTGGCCTCCGGCAAGGTGGACGCCGCCGCGCTTGCTTCCTACAAGGGTGAGAAAATCCCCACCCTGGAAGAGGCCCTGCGGCTGACAAAGGATCTTGGCTGGCGCGTGAACGTGGAAATAAAAAGCCACGCCGGTGACGCCGGGCACACGACGGTGACGCGAAAAGTCGCCGCCCTCATTAAGGAACTGGGCATGGAGCGGTCCGTCATTATCTCCTCGTTCCAGCATAGTTATCTGCGCGAGGCGGCGGAGCTTCTCCCACAGGTACCGCGCGGCGCGCTGGTGGAAAAACCGTCCGAAGGACAGGACCCGCAAGCCGGGCGCAGGGCCGGGACGGCCATCGTGCCGGGCCTGACCGTGGACGAGGCGGTCGCCATGTGCCGCGGCGCGGAAGCCGCGTTTCTCCACCCCGACAAAGATTTTGTGGACGCCGAATTTGTCAGGGCCGTACAGGACAAGGGATTTGGCGTTAACATCTGGACGGTGAATTCGTCAAAAAATTTGCAGCGTGCAATCGGGTACGGCGTGTACGGCATTATTACTGATTATCCCGCGCGGTTACGGGAAATGCTGGAGTAG
- the ugpC gene encoding glycerol-3-phosphate transporter subunit; ATP-binding component of ABC superfamily (Evidence 2a : Function of homologous gene experimentally demonstrated in an other organism; PubMedId : 3062310; Product type t : transporter) codes for MAQVELKHVEKRFGGNQVIKDLSLVVPDGTFLVIVGPSGCGKSTVLRLIAGLEQLSGGEIHINGKDVAALEPKDRNVAMVFQNYALYPHMNVRENMCYGLKVRKVPKEEQDARVNKAADLLGLAEYLDRTPRQLSGGQRQRVAMGRAIVRDPAVFLFDEPLSNLDASLRNQMRVELRRLHERLGTTSIYVTHDQVEAMTLAKRILVMNKGAMEQYGTPDDLYLRPASVFVARFIGSPNMNMLRCRVTDGVPALGDGTAMPGAVATDITPGPGTRDALLGIRPEDFRLAESGGEGVLRCTAELTEALGADTLVHCAVGQGKDVMESEYGPLLIVRLEGSVRPQPGETLFLAVRPGRAHLFDMATHKRMTGAAEA; via the coding sequence ATGGCCCAAGTAGAACTGAAACACGTGGAAAAACGCTTCGGCGGCAACCAGGTCATCAAAGACCTCTCGCTCGTCGTTCCCGACGGCACCTTCCTGGTCATCGTGGGGCCTTCCGGGTGCGGCAAGTCCACGGTGCTGCGGCTCATTGCCGGGCTCGAGCAGCTCAGCGGCGGGGAAATCCACATCAACGGCAAGGACGTCGCCGCGCTGGAACCCAAAGACCGCAACGTGGCCATGGTGTTCCAGAACTACGCCCTGTATCCGCACATGAACGTGCGCGAGAACATGTGCTACGGCCTCAAAGTCCGCAAGGTTCCCAAGGAGGAGCAGGACGCGCGGGTCAACAAGGCCGCCGACCTTCTCGGCCTTGCGGAATACCTTGACCGCACGCCGCGTCAGCTTTCCGGCGGGCAGCGCCAGCGCGTGGCCATGGGGCGGGCCATCGTGCGCGACCCGGCGGTCTTTTTGTTCGACGAGCCCTTGTCCAACCTGGACGCGAGCCTGCGCAACCAGATGCGGGTGGAACTGCGCCGCCTGCACGAACGGCTCGGCACCACCAGCATTTACGTCACCCACGACCAGGTGGAGGCCATGACGCTCGCCAAGCGCATCCTGGTCATGAACAAGGGCGCCATGGAACAGTACGGCACGCCCGACGACCTCTACCTCCGTCCGGCCTCGGTGTTCGTGGCCCGGTTCATCGGTTCCCCCAACATGAACATGCTGCGATGCCGCGTTACGGACGGCGTGCCCGCGCTTGGCGACGGCACGGCCATGCCGGGCGCCGTCGCAACGGACATCACCCCCGGCCCCGGAACACGCGACGCCCTGCTCGGCATACGGCCCGAAGATTTCCGCCTGGCGGAGAGCGGCGGCGAGGGCGTTCTGCGCTGCACGGCGGAACTCACGGAAGCGCTCGGCGCGGACACGCTCGTCCACTGCGCCGTGGGGCAGGGGAAAGACGTCATGGAGTCCGAATACGGGCCGCTGCTCATTGTGCGGCTCGAGGGTTCCGTCAGGCCGCAACCCGGGGAGACGCTGTTTCTCGCGGTGCGGCCCGGCAGGGCGCACCTGTTTGACATGGCGACCCATAAACGCATGACCGGCGCGGCGGAAGCATGA
- the gcvH gene encoding Glycine cleavage system H protein — MSLHFPEDRLYHKEHLWAKKEADGSVRIGISDFAQDRLSSVIFVDLPAIGAHFAQGESGAELESVKVTSEAIMPMSGKVVEVNAALGDTPELLNSSPYDEGWLVRIIPDDPDEAGLLSAAEYAALVAD; from the coding sequence ATGAGTTTGCATTTCCCTGAAGACCGCCTGTACCACAAGGAACACCTCTGGGCCAAAAAGGAAGCGGACGGCTCCGTCCGCATCGGCATCAGCGATTTTGCCCAGGACCGGCTCAGCAGCGTCATCTTTGTCGACCTCCCCGCGATCGGGGCCCACTTCGCCCAGGGAGAATCCGGCGCGGAGCTGGAATCGGTAAAAGTCACGTCCGAGGCGATCATGCCCATGTCCGGCAAGGTCGTGGAAGTCAATGCGGCTCTGGGGGACACGCCGGAGCTGTTGAACTCCAGCCCCTACGATGAAGGCTGGCTGGTGCGCATCATCCCGGATGATCCCGACGAAGCTGGGCTTCTCAGCGCGGCGGAATACGCGGCGCTGGTCGCGGACTGA
- a CDS encoding Pyridine nucleotide-disulfide oxidoreductase, with the protein MDSTFDVIIIGAGPGGTTAARLLAQGGKKVALVEDTHLGGTCLNQGCIPTKFLLAATAPIGELHDQERFCALTCSLSMDFAALQKRKDRFVKGTAASLSKTLSGLGVAVHMGRGRITGPGTVAVDGDSPVTLTGKDIILATGSRPASFPGMEPDGEAVLDSTMLLAQSAIPESLLVIGAGAIGMEFSDFFAAAGAKVTVVEGMPQLVPTEDADIAAELRKITEKSGRACITGRKVASLATRDGRAELTFEDGETLVAAKALVAVGRSPNTGGLGVESLGGSLNARGFVQVDETLLAAPGCYAIGDVNGKTLLAHAADHQAEYVARRILGRTDGAYASGPVPSCVFGHAEVMRVGKTAREALAEGRRVEVSVAPMSMNPIAQAHGSSAGFAKAVWADGELAGMAAVGYGASHLVTAAQLLVLGRHTPESLHAFMFCHPTLDEILKSALTAPRTPVSN; encoded by the coding sequence ATGGACAGTACATTCGACGTCATCATCATAGGGGCGGGTCCGGGCGGCACCACCGCCGCCCGCCTTCTGGCCCAGGGAGGCAAAAAAGTCGCCCTGGTGGAGGATACCCATCTCGGCGGCACCTGCCTCAACCAGGGCTGCATCCCCACCAAATTCCTGCTGGCCGCGACAGCCCCCATCGGGGAACTGCACGACCAGGAGCGCTTCTGCGCCCTCACCTGTTCCCTTTCGATGGATTTCGCCGCGCTGCAGAAACGCAAGGACCGGTTCGTCAAAGGCACCGCCGCGTCGTTATCCAAAACCCTGTCCGGGCTGGGAGTGGCCGTCCATATGGGACGCGGCCGTATAACCGGGCCGGGAACGGTGGCGGTTGACGGGGACAGTCCCGTGACCCTGACAGGCAAGGACATCATCCTGGCGACGGGTTCGCGTCCCGCGTCGTTCCCCGGCATGGAGCCGGACGGCGAAGCCGTGCTGGACAGCACCATGCTCCTGGCGCAGAGCGCAATCCCGGAAAGCCTGCTCGTCATCGGCGCGGGTGCCATCGGCATGGAATTTTCCGATTTCTTCGCCGCCGCCGGGGCAAAGGTTACCGTGGTCGAGGGCATGCCCCAACTCGTCCCCACCGAGGATGCGGATATCGCGGCGGAACTGCGGAAAATCACGGAAAAGTCCGGCCGGGCCTGCATCACGGGCCGCAAGGTCGCATCCCTTGCCACCAGGGACGGCCGGGCGGAACTAACCTTTGAGGACGGGGAAACTCTCGTCGCCGCGAAAGCGTTGGTCGCCGTGGGCCGGAGCCCCAACACCGGCGGCCTGGGGGTGGAATCGCTCGGCGGCAGCCTGAACGCCAGGGGGTTCGTCCAGGTGGACGAAACGTTGCTGGCGGCTCCCGGCTGTTACGCCATCGGCGACGTGAACGGCAAAACCCTGCTGGCCCATGCCGCCGACCACCAGGCCGAATACGTCGCCCGCCGCATCCTCGGCCGGACGGACGGAGCCTACGCGTCCGGCCCGGTTCCCTCCTGCGTGTTCGGCCACGCCGAGGTCATGCGCGTGGGCAAAACAGCCAGGGAAGCCTTGGCCGAAGGACGGCGCGTGGAGGTTTCCGTCGCGCCCATGTCCATGAACCCCATCGCCCAGGCTCACGGGAGCAGCGCCGGGTTCGCCAAGGCCGTCTGGGCGGACGGAGAACTCGCGGGCATGGCCGCCGTGGGATACGGCGCCTCCCACCTCGTCACGGCGGCGCAGCTTCTGGTGCTCGGCCGCCATACGCCGGAAAGCCTGCACGCGTTCATGTTCTGCCACCCCACGCTGGACGAGATACTCAAAAGCGCGCTGACCGCGCCGAGAACGCCTGTTTCCAACTAG
- a CDS encoding conserved hypothetical protein (Evidence 4 : Homologs of previously reported genes of unknown function), producing MSITLYTAPDCLRCKIVKAFLAAKNLPYAAVDFKEQKDEFNAFYRANRPVIYRNPEGIEFPLFSDGQVVRQGSGEIIAYLLSGHALEGSVTRSDLLHGWISGLYPSQCPAGQEDNYVELVRHLAEGGLQVFLQSDGRRPDLLERLLAAGNIARLALNILGPASVYAASFGGAVSNEDIARTVELVKASPKGEIRLLVSPVKRADGSVSWLTKEEAGDAAKMVAEATGQPGLPFAIAAVTELMPQGLQGLAPFELFLPYRSAVRNHLFKADIAKD from the coding sequence ATGTCCATAACCCTGTATACCGCTCCGGACTGCCTGCGCTGCAAAATCGTAAAGGCGTTTCTGGCGGCTAAAAATCTGCCCTACGCAGCCGTTGACTTCAAAGAGCAAAAAGACGAATTCAACGCATTTTACCGCGCCAACCGGCCCGTGATCTACCGCAACCCCGAGGGCATAGAGTTCCCGCTCTTTTCCGACGGGCAGGTCGTTCGGCAGGGCAGCGGGGAGATCATCGCCTATCTGTTGTCCGGCCATGCGCTGGAAGGCAGTGTGACGCGCAGCGACCTGCTGCACGGCTGGATATCCGGCCTCTACCCTTCCCAGTGCCCGGCCGGGCAGGAGGACAACTACGTGGAGCTGGTCCGCCATCTCGCCGAGGGCGGGCTGCAGGTGTTTCTGCAGTCCGACGGCCGCAGGCCCGATCTCTTGGAACGCCTCCTCGCGGCGGGCAACATTGCCCGGCTGGCACTTAACATCCTCGGCCCGGCTTCGGTGTACGCGGCATCCTTTGGCGGCGCCGTCAGCAACGAGGATATCGCCCGGACCGTCGAACTGGTAAAGGCTTCCCCCAAAGGGGAGATCCGCCTCCTGGTCAGCCCGGTCAAACGGGCGGACGGGAGCGTCTCCTGGCTCACCAAGGAAGAAGCGGGGGACGCCGCCAAAATGGTGGCCGAGGCCACGGGCCAGCCCGGCCTGCCCTTTGCCATAGCCGCCGTGACGGAACTTATGCCCCAGGGCCTGCAGGGCCTTGCGCCTTTCGAGCTGTTCCTGCCCTACCGCTCCGCCGTGCGCAACCATCTCTTCAAGGCGGATATTGCAAAAGACTAA
- a CDS encoding conserved hypothetical protein (Evidence 4 : Homologs of previously reported genes of unknown function), whose product MGHPTIYPTGVTVYNPDKCWSGFTIMPVRELGALLIDMNGREVRLWKGLHGFPNKIFPGGHVLGSRGLRSGKYGMQDQVNLVQLDWNGKVVWEFDKVEYIEDPGEKPRWMARQHHDYQRTGNPVGYYAPGLEPQSLSGNTLVLSHRNLYNKNISDKLLLDDLVVEVTWDGEIVWEWQCSDHFDQMGFREAAKNALCRDPNYRPVGGGMGDWMHINSMSVLGPNKWYDAGDERFHPDNLIMDGREANIQLIVSKKTGKIVWQLGPDYDRTPEERAIGWIIGQHHTHMIPRGLPGEGNILIFDNGGWGGYDNPNPGAPKGVKAALRDYSRVLEIDPVSMKIVWQYTPAEAGFAMPMDANRFYSPFISGAQRLPNGNTLITEGSDGRIFEVTAQHEIVWEYISPYKGSFLPMNMIYRAYRVPYEWCPQADKPEERAIEALNPQTFRVPGAAPFGDRIAEVEVEGGTLPFQGSNALCVAKDDETFDK is encoded by the coding sequence ATGGGACACCCGACAATTTACCCCACCGGCGTGACGGTATACAACCCGGATAAATGCTGGAGCGGCTTTACCATCATGCCCGTCAGGGAACTGGGCGCATTGCTCATCGACATGAACGGCAGGGAAGTCCGCCTCTGGAAAGGCCTGCACGGCTTCCCGAACAAGATTTTCCCCGGCGGCCACGTGCTCGGCTCGCGGGGCCTGCGCAGCGGCAAGTACGGCATGCAGGACCAGGTCAACCTCGTTCAGCTGGACTGGAACGGCAAGGTCGTCTGGGAATTCGACAAGGTCGAGTACATTGAAGATCCGGGCGAAAAACCCCGCTGGATGGCCCGCCAGCACCACGACTACCAGCGTACGGGCAACCCCGTGGGCTACTATGCTCCAGGCCTTGAGCCGCAGAGCCTTTCGGGCAACACCTTAGTATTGTCCCACCGGAACCTCTACAACAAGAACATCTCCGACAAGCTGCTTCTGGACGACCTGGTCGTGGAAGTCACCTGGGACGGCGAAATCGTCTGGGAATGGCAGTGCAGCGACCATTTCGACCAGATGGGCTTCCGCGAAGCCGCGAAAAACGCCCTGTGCCGCGACCCGAACTACCGCCCGGTCGGCGGCGGCATGGGCGACTGGATGCACATCAACTCCATGAGCGTGCTCGGCCCCAACAAGTGGTACGACGCGGGGGATGAACGCTTCCACCCGGACAACCTCATCATGGACGGCCGCGAAGCCAACATCCAACTCATCGTCAGCAAAAAGACGGGCAAAATCGTCTGGCAACTCGGCCCGGATTATGACCGTACCCCGGAAGAAAGGGCCATCGGCTGGATCATCGGGCAGCACCACACCCACATGATCCCGCGCGGCCTGCCCGGCGAAGGCAATATTCTTATTTTCGACAACGGCGGCTGGGGCGGCTACGACAACCCCAACCCCGGCGCGCCCAAGGGCGTGAAAGCCGCGCTCCGCGATTACTCCCGCGTGCTGGAAATCGACCCCGTGTCCATGAAGATCGTGTGGCAGTATACTCCGGCGGAAGCGGGCTTCGCCATGCCCATGGACGCCAACCGCTTCTACAGCCCCTTCATCTCCGGCGCCCAGCGCCTGCCCAACGGCAACACCCTGATAACCGAAGGCTCGGACGGCCGCATATTCGAAGTGACCGCCCAGCACGAAATCGTCTGGGAATACATCTCCCCCTACAAGGGCAGTTTCCTGCCCATGAACATGATCTACCGCGCCTACCGGGTGCCCTACGAATGGTGCCCCCAGGCAGACAAGCCCGAGGAACGCGCCATCGAAGCGCTGAACCCGCAGACCTTCCGTGTGCCCGGCGCGGCCCCCTTCGGCGACCGCATCGCGGAAGTGGAAGTGGAAGGCGGAACCCTCCCCTTCCAGGGGTCCAACGCGCTGTGCGTCGCGAAAGACGACGAAACCTTCGACAAGTAA